One Alligator mississippiensis isolate rAllMis1 chromosome 12, rAllMis1, whole genome shotgun sequence DNA window includes the following coding sequences:
- the ANAPC2 gene encoding anaphase-promoting complex subunit 2: protein MAAAAPGAGLSAGWHALGAGLVPPAALGLAAPRSGPVEPLKDSDLQAALEVLRSYDLHCVIEEWFIQVLQTDLQTNIAPEFWNCIGQYENTAEEPQCSLLLLDAFCLLKCRLDPYLNSLDLLEKWTKAGLLLGTGSQMLREKVYTMFKAILFFSTTKTFQEMIQQFYSRTFRIYMQQWKKGEDGMNECESSMSENDQESDTEEGGGDSQQCAGCNSKKDQCWCPTAMEQFQQLSEILHRLNLLERVSSDAVTTILHKMIEERMERRCRGEYERSFLNEFQEWIEKVIGWLSRVFLQDNPVAHPDLEASSTLKRWRCHVQRFFYRIYASMRIEELFSIIRDFPESKPAVEDLKFCLERTNQRQQLLSSLKSALEMRLLHPGVNTSDIITLYISAIKALRELDPSMVILEVACEPIRKYLRTREDTVRQIVAGLTGDAEGSGDLANELSKADPVTLENGQESDDDISEPEDWVPDPVDADPGKSSSKRRSSDIISLLVSIYGSKDLFINEYRTLLADRLLHQFNYSAEREIRNVELLKLRFGEAQMHYCEVMLKDMADSRRINTNIRDEEEKLPEEEKPPFSLVAVILSSEFWPPLKEEKLELPDQVKEAMDAYSKKYEKLKAMRTLNWKYHLGLVNLDVELADRTLSLSVTPVHAAIILHFQTKSTWTLTELSEVLKVPVMSLRRKMTLWLQQGVLREEPQGTFTVIEEEQKDQAEKVVLIDSDEEGDSAMASQADQKEEELQLFWTYIQAMLTNLESLSLERIHSMLKMFVMTGPVVTEIDIQELQGFLQKKVRDQQLIYSGGVYRLPKNCS, encoded by the exons ATGGCGGCGGCGGCCCCCGGCGCGGGGCTCTCGGCGGGCTGGCACGCGCTGGGCGCCGGCCTCGTGCCGCCCGCCGCGCTGGGGCTG GCAGCACCCAGGTCTGGACCAGTGGAACCGCTGAAGGACAGCGACTTGCAGGCCGCTTTGGAAGTGCTGCGGAGCTATGACTTGCACTGTGTCATAGAGGAATGGTTCATTCAAGTTTTACAGACAGATCTTCAGACAAATATAGCTCCTGAATTCTGGAACTGCATTGGCCAGTATGAAAACAcagctgaggagccccagtgcTCCTTACTCCTCCTGGATGCTTTTTGTCTGCTCAAGTGCCGCCTAGACCCTTATCTAAACAGTCTAGATCTTCTGGAAAAATGGACCAAAGCAGGCTTGCTCCTTGGAACGGGTTCCCAGATGCTACGAGAGAAAGTGTACACCATGTTTAAAGCCATCCTCTTCTTCTCCACTACAAAGACCTTCCAGGAGATGATCCAGCAGTTCTACAGCCGCACCTTCAGGATATATATGCAGCagtggaagaaaggagaagaTGGAATGAATGAGTGTGAGAGCAGTATGAGTGAAAATGATCAAGAGAGTGAtacagaagagggaggaggagacagccagCAGTGTGCAGGCTGCAACAGTAAGAAAGACCAGTGCTGGTGTCCCACAGCCATGGAGCAATTTCAGCAGCTCAGTGAGATCCT CCACAGGCTGAACCTGTTGGAAAGGGTGAGTTCTGATGCTGTGACAACTATCCTGCACAAGATGATTGAGGAGAGGATGGAGCGGAGATGCAGGGGTGAATACGAGCGCTCTTTTCTGAACGAGTTCCAGGAG TGGATTGAGAAGGTGATTGGCTGGCTCAGCAGAGTGTTCCTCCAGGACAACCCTGTTGCCCACCCTGACCTGGAGGCCAGCAGTACCCTGAAGCGCTGGCGGTGCCATGTCCAGAGGTTCTTCTACCGTATCTATGCCAGCATGCGTATTGAAGAGCTCTTCAGCATTATACGAG ATTTTCCAGAGTCAAAGCCAGCTGTGGAGGATCTCAAGTTCTGCTTGGAAAGGACTAATCAGAGGCAGCAACTGCTCAGTTCCCTGAAAAGTGCTCTGGAAATGCGACTTCTTCACCCAG GGGTCAACACCTCAGACATCATTACTCTCTACATCTCGGCCATCAAGGCATTGAGGGAGCTGGACCCTTCCATGGTTATTCTGGAGGTGGCTTGTGAGCCTATCAGGAAGTACCTGAG GACCAGGGAGGACACAGTACGACAGATTGTGGCAGGTCTCACAGGTGATGCTGAAGGATCTGGTGACTTAGCAAACGAGCTCTCCAAAGCTGACCCAGTGACGCTGGAAAATGGCCAGGAGAGTGATGATGACATCTCAGAGCCAGAAGATTGGGTGCCTGATCCAGTTGATGCAGACCCAG GGAAGTCGAGCTCCAAACGCCGCTCCTCAGACATTATCAGCCTGCTGGTGAGCATCTATGGCAGCAAAGACCTGTTCATCAATGAATATCGCACATTGCTTGCTGACCGGCTGCTGCACCAATTCAACTACAGCGCGGAAAG GGAAATTCGCAATGTGGAGCTGCTGAAGCTGCGATTTGGAGAAGCCCAGATGCACTATTGTGAGGTCATGTTAAAG GATATGGCTGACTCACGACGCATTAATACCAACATCCGTGATGAGGAGGAGAAGCTCCCAGAGGAGGAGAAACCCCCTTTCAGTCTTGTTGCTGTTATCCTGTCCAGCGAGTTTTGGCCCCCACTGAAAGAGGAGAAGCTGGAGCTCCCAGACCAGGTTAAGGAAGCTATGGATGCCTACTCCAAGAAGTATGAGAAACTGAAG GCCATGAGGACTCTGAACTGGAAATATCACCTGGGCCTGGTGAACTTGGATGTGGAGCTGGCAGACCGCACACTCTCCCTCTCTGTCACTCCTGTGCATGCTGCCATCATCCTGCACTTCCAGACCAAGA GTACATGGACACTGACAGAGCTGAGTGAAGTGCTCAAAGTGCCTGTGATGTCGCTCAGGCGTAAGATgacactgtggctgcagcagggcgtTCTCCGCGAGGAACCACAGGGTACATTCACAGTGATCGAGGAGGAGCAGAAGGATCAGGCAGAGAAGGTCGTTCTGATAGACAGTGACGAAGAGGGTGACTCTGCCATGGCTTCTCAGGCTGACCAGAAAGAGGAAGAGCTGCAG CTGTTCTGGACATATATCCAAGCAATGCTGACTAACCTGGAGAGCCTGTCTTTGGAGCGGATTCACAGCATGCTGAAGATGTTTGTGATGACGGGCCCAGTGGTGACAGAGATTGACATCCAGGAACTGCAGGGCTTCCTCCAAAAGAAAGTCCGGGACCAGCAGCTAATCTATTCTGGGGGTGTCTATCGCCTGCCCAAGAACTGCAGCTAA
- the SSNA1 gene encoding microtubule nucleation factor SSNA1 — protein sequence MAQQGAALQSYNNELVKCIEELCARRDELGRQIAREEEEKGKLQSDIRLLTERLARLNEGLARKMATRNEFERTIAETEAAYGKILESSQTLLNVLKKEAGNLSRATEPKGSVVKES from the exons aTGGCGCAGCAGGGGGCGGCGCTGCAGAGCTACAACAACGAGCTGGTCAAGT GCATCGAGGAGCTGTGCGCGCGGCGGGACGAGCTGGGCCGGCAGATCGCGCgcgaggaggaggagaagggcaaGCTGCAGAGCGACATCCGGCTGCTGACCGAGCGCCTGGCCCGCCTCAACGAGGGGCTGGCCCGCAAGATGGCCACGCGCAACGAGTTCGAGCGCACCATCGCCGAGACCGAGGCGGCCTACGGCAAG ATCCTGGAAAGTTCCCAGACACTGCTAAATGTCCTAAAGAAGGAAGCGGGGAATCTGAGCAGAGCCACAGAGCCAAAAGGCAGTGTTGTAAAAGAGAGCTGA